One Novipirellula galeiformis genomic window carries:
- a CDS encoding sensor histidine kinase, with protein sequence MRINTETKDEISNDCFRAIANYTYDWESWHSPDGRLLWVNAAVERMTGYRPEECLAMADYPLPMVAPEDRDRMAEVMREAKAGNFGNDVDFRAIHRDGSDRWMAVSWQPMYDEFAQHLGFRASVRDFTERHQLREQLRLHAEHLEQLVQERTARIAQLEMHRRKMEKLAALGQLAAGVAHEVNNPLAGIRNAFALFKADLKPEHEHFELLELIDSEIERISSITHQMYQLYRPGPQHRVPFTIEKAIVDVVSLLEPLMHEAEVTIDLQCRDSSTQVTLPEGEVKQILLNLIRNAIQASSPGQSVAIDVVASEQSVRVVVTDHGEGIDNEALPHIFDPFFSTKSGHLKQGMGLGLSVSRSLIEAMGGSIEVESRLGEGSEFGAVFQKI encoded by the coding sequence ATGCGAATCAACACTGAAACCAAAGACGAAATCAGTAACGATTGCTTCCGAGCGATCGCGAATTACACCTATGACTGGGAAAGTTGGCACTCACCCGATGGGCGGTTGTTGTGGGTCAATGCGGCGGTCGAGCGGATGACGGGGTATCGACCCGAAGAATGTTTAGCGATGGCGGATTACCCCTTGCCTATGGTCGCCCCGGAGGACCGCGATCGGATGGCTGAGGTGATGCGCGAGGCCAAGGCGGGAAATTTTGGGAACGACGTCGATTTTCGCGCCATTCATCGCGACGGTAGTGATCGCTGGATGGCCGTTTCGTGGCAACCGATGTACGACGAATTTGCCCAGCACCTGGGGTTCCGTGCGAGTGTGCGTGACTTTACCGAACGTCACCAACTTCGCGAACAGTTGCGGTTGCACGCGGAGCATCTCGAGCAACTCGTACAAGAACGCACCGCTCGCATTGCCCAGCTTGAAATGCATCGCCGAAAAATGGAGAAACTGGCTGCTCTAGGGCAACTTGCCGCGGGCGTTGCACACGAAGTAAACAATCCGCTGGCGGGAATTCGTAATGCATTCGCGCTGTTCAAAGCCGACCTGAAGCCGGAGCATGAGCATTTTGAGTTGCTCGAATTGATCGATAGCGAAATCGAACGCATCAGCTCGATCACCCATCAGATGTACCAACTGTACCGGCCGGGACCGCAGCACCGAGTTCCCTTCACGATCGAAAAGGCGATCGTCGATGTGGTTTCATTATTGGAACCGTTGATGCACGAAGCGGAGGTGACAATCGATCTGCAGTGCCGTGATTCGTCGACGCAAGTGACTCTGCCCGAAGGCGAGGTGAAGCAAATTTTATTGAATCTGATTCGCAACGCGATTCAGGCGTCCAGCCCAGGTCAATCGGTTGCAATCGACGTGGTCGCTTCGGAGCAATCGGTACGAGTGGTGGTCACCGATCACGGTGAAGGGATCGACAACGAAGCGCTGCCGCATATCTTTGACCCTTTCTTCAGCACCAAATCGGGCCATTTGAAGCAAGGAATGGGATTGGGGTTATCGGTTTCGCGGAGTTTGATTGAAGCGATGGGAGGTTCGATCGAGGTCGAGAGTCGGTTGGGTGAAGGGTCGGAGTTCGGTGCCGTATTTCAGAAGATTTAG
- a CDS encoding sigma-54-dependent transcriptional regulator, which translates to MNDTPLARILIADDEPLYLRTTGELLRKSGYRCVCVADADAALAALNSEPFDLVLSDLNMPGNLKLELLREGRRNWSHIPLIVVTGVPSVPTAIESIRLGIADYLLKPVKFEDLLSSVRRALALPSNSLPAVERSEIERVGLTEKFPEIIGRSAAMLELFDIIDRVAETDTNILITGESGTGKEIVAKAIHQHSQRRDNNFQVIDCTAIPESLFESVLFGHVKGSFTGAVKDQSGLLSHGHRGTAFFDELGELPAASQAKLLRAIQEQTFTPVGKNTPIKVDTRFICATNRDLEFEVREGRFRRDLFYRLGVIHIMLPPLRERGDDVILLAERFLPQLRSARSSVVGFSDETLDCFRQYDWPGNIRELRNAIERAAALSRSELIQVADLPEPLRRPPTDGKAAGSVIGNASRDKALGNAEHSYLTSLLEKHSGNISQAAQQAGLSRQGMHKLLKKHEIAAADYRQ; encoded by the coding sequence ATGAACGATACACCTCTTGCCCGAATTTTAATCGCCGATGACGAGCCGCTCTATTTGCGCACCACGGGGGAATTGCTGCGCAAGTCGGGTTATCGATGCGTTTGTGTTGCGGATGCCGATGCGGCGCTCGCAGCGCTCAACAGTGAGCCCTTCGATCTCGTCCTTTCGGACCTCAACATGCCCGGCAACTTGAAACTGGAATTGCTCCGCGAGGGACGCCGGAATTGGTCTCATATTCCTTTGATCGTTGTCACCGGAGTCCCCTCGGTGCCGACCGCGATTGAGAGCATTCGGCTGGGGATTGCGGACTACTTACTCAAGCCGGTCAAGTTCGAAGATCTGCTTAGCAGCGTGCGACGCGCCCTGGCGTTACCCTCCAACTCGCTGCCTGCGGTCGAACGCAGCGAAATCGAGCGGGTTGGATTGACTGAGAAATTCCCTGAAATAATCGGGCGCAGCGCCGCGATGCTGGAGTTATTCGACATCATCGATCGAGTGGCCGAAACCGATACCAACATCTTGATCACGGGCGAAAGTGGAACGGGGAAAGAGATTGTCGCCAAGGCGATTCACCAACATAGTCAACGTCGCGATAACAATTTTCAAGTCATCGATTGCACCGCGATCCCCGAATCGTTGTTCGAATCGGTTTTGTTTGGGCACGTCAAGGGTTCCTTTACCGGTGCGGTGAAGGACCAATCCGGTTTGCTCAGTCATGGTCACCGAGGAACGGCGTTTTTTGACGAGCTGGGGGAGTTGCCCGCAGCTTCTCAGGCCAAGCTGTTGCGAGCGATCCAAGAGCAAACATTTACCCCGGTGGGCAAAAATACTCCAATCAAAGTCGATACTCGGTTCATTTGTGCGACGAACCGCGATTTGGAGTTCGAAGTCAGGGAGGGACGGTTCCGCCGCGACCTGTTTTATCGCCTTGGTGTGATTCACATCATGTTGCCACCGCTGCGCGAACGTGGTGACGATGTGATCCTGTTAGCTGAGCGATTCCTGCCGCAACTGCGCTCGGCTAGGTCATCGGTGGTTGGTTTCTCCGACGAGACGCTCGATTGTTTTCGTCAATACGATTGGCCTGGCAACATTCGCGAACTTCGAAATGCGATTGAGCGAGCGGCGGCGTTGTCTCGATCGGAGTTAATCCAAGTCGCGGATCTGCCCGAACCGCTTCGGCGTCCCCCAACCGATGGCAAAGCGGCGGGCTCGGTGATTGGCAATGCCTCGCGCGACAAAGCTTTGGGGAACGCGGAGCACTCCTATCTCACATCCCTCCTTGAAAAACACAGCGGAAACATTTCGCAAGCGGCACAACAAGCGGGACTCTCGCGTCAAGGAATGCATAAGCTGTTAAAAAAACATGAGATCGCTGCGGCGGATTATCGCCAATAG
- the rnk gene encoding nucleoside diphosphate kinase regulator encodes MATKKIVITRNDYERLDKVLASAFTRAISDKTSLKDLRGELDAAKVVESQKVPPDVVTMDSIVKLLDLETKEIETYTLVYPEEANIASGKLSILAPIGTAILGCRTGDVVRWKVPSGECKMRIEEIVFQPERETMPT; translated from the coding sequence GTGGCCACTAAGAAAATTGTCATCACTCGCAATGACTATGAGCGACTCGATAAAGTTCTGGCCAGTGCCTTCACTCGAGCGATCAGTGACAAGACTAGCTTGAAAGATTTGCGCGGCGAATTGGATGCTGCCAAAGTCGTTGAGTCGCAGAAAGTGCCACCGGACGTGGTGACCATGGATTCGATCGTAAAACTCCTCGATTTGGAGACCAAAGAGATCGAAACTTATACCCTCGTTTATCCTGAAGAGGCTAACATCGCCTCCGGCAAGTTGTCGATTCTGGCTCCGATCGGTACTGCGATTCTTGGCTGTCGGACCGGTGATGTGGTGCGTTGGAAGGTACCAAGCGGGGAATGCAAAATGCGGATCGAAGAGATTGTGTTCCAACCCGAACGCGAAACGATGCCCACCTAG